A window of the Cutaneotrichosporon cavernicola HIS019 DNA, chromosome: 6 genome harbors these coding sequences:
- a CDS encoding uncharacterized protein (Dynactin, subunit p25) — protein MGAFDPIITFEKGTYVETDTGNKVSRKATILGAQNIVLAGKSIIQTRAIVRGDLRRNQTGSYVVISMGRYCLLGDGAILRPPGKIYKGAFTFYPVRIMDYVHIGADCIVEAASIGSCIEIGARSIIGKFTVIKDCARILPDSVVADGTVIPSLTVWGGNPAKLVNTLPETYQETIEEKCKSYYRNFRAAEPERRR, from the exons ATGGGCGCCTTCGACCCCATCATAACCTTTGAGAAGGGGACGTATGTTG aaACGGACACTGGAA ACAAGGTCTCGCGCAAGGCGACAATCTTGGGTGCGCAGAATATCGTCCTTGCGGGCAAGAGCATCATCCAAACGCGGGCAATTGTGCGCGGCGACCTACGCCGTAACCAGACGGGCAGCTACGTCGTCATCAGTATGGGACGGTACTGCCTTCTCGGGGATGGTGCCATCCTCCGCCCACCAGGCAAGATCTACAAGGGCGCGTTCACGTTCTACCCCGTGCGCATCATGGATTACGTGCACATCGGGGCGGACTGTattgtcgaggcggcgagtATTGGAAGCTGTATCGAGATTGGGGCGCGGAGTATTATC GGCAAATTCACCGTCATCAAGGACTGCGCCCGTATCCTCCCCGACTCGGTCGTGGCCGATGGTACCGTCATCCCCTCGCTGACCGTGTGGGGCGGCAATCCCGCCAAACTTGTCAACACGCTTCCCGAGACGTACCAGGAGACGATCGAGGAGAAGTGCAAGAGTTATTACCGCAACTTTCGTGCGGCCGAGCCAGAGCGTCGCCGATAG